The Cyprinus carpio isolate SPL01 chromosome A9, ASM1834038v1, whole genome shotgun sequence genome window below encodes:
- the LOC109095924 gene encoding LOW QUALITY PROTEIN: zinc finger protein 804A-like (The sequence of the model RefSeq protein was modified relative to this genomic sequence to represent the inferred CDS: inserted 2 bases in 1 codon) codes for MACYYIVISSTHLSNGYFRNIKGVFRGPLSKNGNKNLDYAEKEKTLAKALEDLKANFYCQLCDKQYYKHQEFDNHINSYDHAHKQRLKELKQREFARNVASKSRKDERKQERALRRLHELAEQRREVQCAPGSGPMFKSTTVAVEGSFRESCYDDAQEEIQSCAAQDPGGQIHSSSCGLASKQSPWPYNGRAKKQTFRRKIAFSFSFPKKASVKLESSAAVFCESMEEGSMERSRRQRLRARPVELDLPGSPTEEKVLNCEEAVYSTGIQQGKHFQKCDNDVSQRSSDMPVVRESPSSTASDLCALLVYSEDVPSPAVSLLNTSPFCLNRADIVLDSEDTVESLKSNIAESKPETSEDVTVEKSGISEEGHSTFSESPEKTDVSPKNDSLQQQEQVEDATAKTPYHFTKPSQPFFSVLSRDGNTIFQWPSEMVTFTRTEPSLSFSCNPLHFDFKRPRIRRSADTQEMTEPRTDEELSVCSGFKSCHSDKHIEESTANPRDSPIQGMVRKCYQYSSDTESCVRLKTHDRCRHSKDWIHTSKRAEEKLRARDRRHYRTPCKRKRRRRKRRRDRHRETESNMVKSKKFYRQPECVEGIKSQFRGTTSQQEHPLEKSKQSAQNQAEKAQLLTXRRQDAAADINGSAGCIILSDEFCADGEKVLGNSREKPDNPTAGKLTTTGQCSHNQDASHSQKSSATKGCREETPTSPETNRDGPCEGQTLKRRHTDSLSERDESYNPPQSPEEISYGCKELTCCEYGMRRKRQRPSHVQDQTPCFANECSIVTNSVLEEDKAVEESSMKCLVLNGACDSLTGSDQISCSIDDGDSSAVDPQTFTSISSALGHTVEESSEWQQSSSSQINASCTKGSLTLLETDSKLLKEPTKENSNIHSSESKAAQTPLKICNKYSVAAQACLLDVRELALQRTEKATHDKSCQHSLQIPPPRFHLGVQPEEKLSRECFHTTSLFQPSPSFQTPSNSMERRCLLQMQIQSHGQVLHQQVFPTKVKSVLPRPHLPMSSAVLHPVHLPSSMPSGSITIRHTILQHHTAFLPPQHPIYPQLVSVSRLPLGPEICRHTAPNFMTPSAVAPPSIHPMTVMFHALPRPAVFPPMLPPHSAVIPLQPLF; via the exons GATTATGCTGAGAAGGAGAAAACCTTGGCCAAAGCCCTGGAGGACCTCAAGGCCAACTTCTACTGTCAGCTGTGTGACAAACAGTATTACAAGCATCAAGAGTTTGACAACCACATCAACTCGTATGACCATGCTCACAAGCAG AGACTGAAGGAACTGAAGCAGAGAGAGTTTGCCCGCAATGTGGCCTCCAAATCCAGGAAGGACGAGAGGAAACAGGAGAGAGCTCTCAGACGCCTACATGAGCTCGCTGAACAACGCAGAGAGGTGCAATG TGCCCCAGGAAGTGGTCCCATGTTCAAGTCTACCACAGTGGCAGTGGAAGGTTCTTTCAGGGAGTCCTGCTATGATGATGCCCAAGAAGAGATCCAAAGCTGTGCAGCTCAAGATCCAGGGGGTCAGATCCATTCCAGCAGTTGTGGCTTAGCTAGTAAGCAGTCACCATGGCCATACAATGGGAGGGCCAAAAAGCAAACTTTCAGACGCAAAATTGCATTCTCTTTTTCCTTTCCAAAGAAAGCATCTGTTAAGCTTGAGTCATCAGCGGCGGTTTTCTGTGAGAGCATGGAGGAGGGATCGATGGAGCGGAGCCGTAGACAAAGACTCAGAGCACGCCCTGTCGAGCTTGACCTACCTGGCTCCCCCACAGAGGAAAAAGTACTAAATTGTGAGGAGGCAGTTTACAGCACTGGCATACAGCAGGGCAAGCACTTCCAAAAATGTGACAATGATGTAAGTCAGAGGTCATCAGATATGCCTGTGGTGAGGGAGAGCCCCTCGTCAACGGCCTCAGATTTGTGTGCTTTGCTCGTTTACTCAGAGGATGTGCCCAGTCCCGCCGTCTCCCTCTTAAACACTTCCCCTTTTTGTTTAAACAGGGCTGATATTGTTCTTGACTCTGAGGACACTGTTGAGAGTCTGAAAAGCAACATTGCTGAAAGTAAACCTGAGACCTCTGAGGATGTGACAGTCGAGAAGAGTGGCATTTCAGAGGAGGGGCACTCGACCTTCAGTGAGTCTCCAGAAAAGACGGATGTGTCACCTAAGAATGATTCTCTTCAACAACAAGAGCAAGTGGAGGATGCAACTGCAAAGACACCTTACCATTTCACAAAACCCAGCCAACCTTTTTTCTCTGTCCTAAGCAGGGACGGTAACACCATCTTCCAGTGGCCCTCGGAGATGGTGACCTTCACAAGGACAGAGCCATCCCTGTCTTTCAGTTGCAACCCTCTCCATTTTGACTTCAAGAGGCCACGGATTAGAAGGTCTGCTGACACTCAGGAGATGACTGAGCCCAGAACTGATGAGGAATTATCTGTCTGCTCAGGTTTCAAATCCTGCCACTCTGACAAGCACATTGAGGAATCCACAGCCAATCCCAGAGACAGTCCCATCCAAGGCATGGTCAGAAAGTGTTATCAGTATTCAAGTGACACAGAGAGTTGTGTCAGGCTGAAAACACATGACAGGTGTAGACATTCCAAAGATTGGATCCACACAAGTAAGAGGGCAGAAGAGAAATTGCGGGCCAGGGATCGACGTCATTACAGGACCCCCTGCAAAAGGAAGCGGAGGAGGCggaagaggaggagagacagaCACCGGGAGACAGAGAGCAATATGGTGAAATCTAAGAAATTCTACAGACAACCTGAGTGTGTGGAAGGAATTAAAAGCCAATTTAGAGGCACCACTTCACAGCAAGAACATCCATTAGAGAAGTCAAAGCAATCAGCTCAAAATCAGGCTGAGAAAGCACAGCTACTCAC CAGGAGGCAAGACGCAGCAGCCGACATAAATGGCTCAGCGGGCTGCATCATTCTCTCTGATGAGTTCTGTGCCGATGGTGAAAAGGTGCTTGGGAACAGCAGGGAAAAACCTGACAATCCAACTGCAGGAAAGCTAACGACCACAGGACAGTGTTCCCACAACCAGGATGCATCCCACTCTCAGAAATCCAGTGCAACCAAAGGGTGCCGAGAGGAGACACCTACATCACCAGAGACTAACAGAGATGGACCATGTGAAGGACAAACTTTGAAAAGAAGACATACAGATTCTCTAAGTGAACGAGATGAGTCTTACAACCCCCCTCAATCACCGGAAGAGATTTCTTATGGGTGCAAAGAACTTACCTGTTGTGAGTACGGGAtgaggagaaagagacagaggccATCACATGTTCAAGATCAAACCCCATGCTTTGCAAATGAATGCTCCATTGTTACGAACAGTGTTCTGGAAGAGGACAAGGCTGTAGAGGAGTCGAGCATGAAATGCCTTGTTTTAAATGGCGCGTGTGACAGCCTGACCGGGTCAGACCAAATCTCATGCAGTATTGATGATGGAGACAGCAGTGCGGTTGATCCTCAGACATTTACTTCCATTAGCAGTGCCCTGGGTCATACTGTGGAGGAGAGCAGTGAGTGGCAGCAGAGCTCCTCCTCTCAGATCAATGCTTCATGCACCAAGGGCAGTCTAACTTTACTGGAGACAGATTCAAAGCTTTTGAAGGAGCCAACAAAGGAAAATAGTAACATCCACAGTAGCGAGTCTAAAGCAGCACAAACCCCCTTAAAGATCTGTAACAAGTATTCAGTGGCTGCTCAGGCCTGCCTGCTCGATGTGAGAGAGTTAGCCCTGCAGAGGACTGAAAAAGCCACTCATGACAAATCATGTCAGCACAGCCTTCAGATCCCACCGCCGAGATTTCACCTAGGCGTTCAGCCTGAGGAGAAGTTAAGTAGAGAGTGCTTCCACACCACCAGCTTGTTCCAACCCTCGCCATCTTTCCAGACCCCCTCAAACAGCATGGAGAGACGCTGCCTCTTGCAGATGCAGATCCAGAGCCATGGACAAGTGCTACACCAGCAGGTGTTCCCTACCAAGGTCAAATCTGTCCTGCCCAGGCCACATCTGCCCATGTCATCTGCTGTCCTCCATCCAGTTCACCTGCCATCCTCCATGCCTTCTGGCTCCATCACAATACGTCACACCATACTACAGCACCACACTGCTTTTCTGCCCCCACAACACCCTATCTACCCCCAACTAGTGTCTGTTTCTCGACTCCCCCTGGGGCCAGAGATCTGTCGACACACGGCACCTAACTTTATGACCCCATCAGCGGTGGCGCCCCCTAGTATTCACCCAATGACTGTGATGTTTCACGCCCTGCCACGGCCCGCAGTGTTTCCACCCATGTTGCCCCCTCATTCTGCTGTCATTCCTCTGCAGCCTCTCTTCTAG